From Paraburkholderia flava, a single genomic window includes:
- a CDS encoding type I secretion system permease/ATPase → MNAPEKNEEFVQTPVDPALACLVVIARFHGIATDAAQLRHAAARGGQPFDADALVLCARSIGLKARLVPLRTDRLDRSPLPVLCLDKAGNHFIIARREGESVLSFEAGSTKPTLVPIEEITRRSTGYMIVFASRASLTGELAKFDFSWFIPAVVKYRRLLLEVLTISFVLQIFGLVTPLMFQVVMDKVLVNRTYNTLAVVGITLFLSSTFEVTLTALRNYIFSHTTNRIDVELGARLFKHLIALPLPYFGVRRVGDTIARVRELESIRNFLTGQALTAVIDLFFSIVFIAVMCFYSVWLTIVVVLSLPLYAGVSAALIPALRYRLNEKFSRGADNQSFLVETVSGVETVKSMSVEPQFTKKWEMQLAAYVASGFRVTQLGNVGQQLIQYIGKLVSLGTLLLGAKLVIDGKLTIGELIAFNMMSQRVAAPVLRLAQLWQDFQQVGISMSRLGDILNTRTELRQSSQPMPAIKGEVQFEHVRFRYRPDGQPILDDVSLDIRAGQVIGIVGRSGSGKSTLTKLLQRLYVPEHGAVRIDGVDLALADPSWLRRHIGVVLQENYLFNRSVRENIALADPGAPMAAVVHAAKLAGAHDFISELPQAYDTAIEEHGGNLSGGQRQRIAIARALLTNPRILIFDEATSALDFETERVIQNNMKSICAGRTVIIIAHRLSTVRHANQILAMDKGHIIERGTHETLLAAGGYYAHLLSLQNG, encoded by the coding sequence GTGAACGCCCCCGAGAAGAACGAAGAATTTGTGCAAACGCCGGTCGATCCCGCATTGGCCTGTCTCGTCGTCATCGCAAGGTTCCACGGTATCGCTACCGACGCTGCACAGCTACGTCACGCTGCAGCGCGTGGGGGGCAGCCCTTCGATGCTGACGCACTGGTCCTGTGCGCCCGCTCGATTGGTTTGAAGGCCCGTCTCGTTCCCTTGCGGACAGATCGGCTTGATCGCTCGCCACTACCAGTGCTCTGCCTAGACAAGGCCGGGAACCATTTCATCATTGCACGCCGGGAGGGCGAATCTGTCCTGTCCTTCGAAGCCGGTTCGACTAAACCCACGCTGGTGCCGATAGAGGAGATTACCCGTCGCTCCACCGGGTACATGATCGTGTTCGCTTCCCGTGCATCTCTCACGGGAGAGTTGGCAAAATTCGATTTCTCATGGTTCATTCCTGCGGTCGTCAAGTACCGGCGACTGTTGCTGGAAGTCCTGACAATCTCGTTTGTCCTGCAGATCTTCGGACTGGTGACCCCGCTCATGTTCCAGGTGGTCATGGACAAGGTGCTGGTCAACCGGACCTACAACACGCTCGCTGTGGTTGGCATCACGCTGTTTCTCAGCTCAACCTTTGAGGTGACACTCACTGCGCTACGAAACTACATCTTCTCGCACACGACGAACCGGATCGACGTTGAGCTTGGCGCACGACTCTTTAAACATCTGATCGCCCTGCCGTTGCCTTATTTCGGAGTGCGGCGTGTGGGCGACACGATCGCACGGGTACGGGAACTCGAGAGCATCCGGAATTTCCTGACAGGCCAGGCACTGACAGCGGTCATCGATCTGTTCTTCTCGATCGTATTCATCGCGGTCATGTGTTTCTACAGTGTCTGGCTGACGATCGTGGTTGTGCTTTCGCTTCCGCTCTACGCAGGTGTCTCGGCTGCCCTCATCCCGGCTTTGCGCTACCGGCTCAACGAAAAATTTTCACGTGGTGCTGACAATCAATCGTTTCTCGTCGAGACGGTGTCCGGTGTGGAAACGGTGAAGTCGATGTCGGTCGAGCCGCAGTTCACTAAAAAATGGGAAATGCAACTGGCGGCATACGTTGCGTCGGGTTTTCGTGTCACTCAACTCGGTAACGTCGGTCAGCAACTGATCCAGTACATCGGCAAGCTCGTTTCACTCGGCACGCTCCTGCTCGGTGCCAAACTTGTGATCGACGGCAAGCTGACGATTGGCGAGTTGATTGCGTTCAACATGATGTCGCAGCGCGTTGCAGCGCCGGTCCTACGACTCGCCCAGCTCTGGCAGGATTTCCAGCAGGTAGGCATCTCGATGAGCCGGCTGGGCGACATCCTGAATACACGAACCGAACTGCGTCAGAGCAGCCAGCCAATGCCTGCCATCAAGGGGGAAGTTCAGTTCGAGCACGTGCGTTTCAGATACCGCCCGGATGGACAGCCCATCCTTGATGACGTGTCGCTCGATATCCGTGCTGGTCAGGTGATCGGCATCGTCGGCCGGTCTGGATCCGGCAAGAGCACGCTTACCAAGCTCCTGCAACGTCTTTACGTTCCCGAGCACGGCGCGGTACGCATCGACGGGGTGGACCTGGCGCTAGCTGATCCATCCTGGCTCAGACGGCACATCGGCGTCGTGCTTCAAGAGAACTATCTGTTCAACCGGTCGGTCCGTGAGAATATTGCGCTCGCCGATCCCGGGGCGCCGATGGCGGCCGTCGTACACGCCGCAAAACTGGCGGGTGCACACGATTTCATCAGCGAGCTTCCGCAAGCCTACGACACTGCCATAGAAGAGCACGGCGGAAATCTATCTGGGGGACAACGCCAGCGTATCGCCATTGCACGTGCGCTATTGACCAATCCCCGTATCCTCATTTTCGATGAGGCGACCAGTGCTCTCGATTTTGAAACCGAACGTGTGATACAGAACAATATGAAGTCGATCTGCGCCGGCCGCACGGTGATCATCATCGCCCATCGGCTCAGTACCGTGCGCCACGCGAATCAGATCCTTGCGATGGACAAAGGACACATCATCGAACGCGGCACGCACGAAACGTTGCTGGCGGCTGGCGGCTACTACGCACATCTTCTTTCCTTGCAGAACGGGTGA
- a CDS encoding HlyD family type I secretion periplasmic adaptor subunit, with the protein MLLRLHVLLDLLRRYRTVWSAAWNIRRQLDGPARLEYELAFQPAHLELVETPVHPAPRWTARLIILLVALAILVACVARLDIVASAKGKLVPDARVKVVQPAMTGVVREIAVQDGQRVKAGDLLVRLDTTQAAADEDKARSSRLDAAFAAARSQALLTALQAGREPEVVRVDGASPGRQEEAQHLVDGMYREYEDKLNSARDELAKREAELDSTRQEIAKLAATAPLARSQANDYKALAADKYVAKNDYIDKEQTALEQEHELDAQRSHAHELSAGIAEQQADIAQTISQFRREQLDALEKANEQLTQSSNDETKAHTRRELLSLTAPVSGTIQQLATHTLGGVVTTAQALMEIVPDDALEVEATVENKDVGFLKIGQRAAVKLDAFPYSRYGMLEGTVVDLSNDAVQDRKLGLAFTVRIRLTSNRMWIDNRWISLTPGMTVKAEIKTGRQTVAQYLLGPLVEGAQESMRER; encoded by the coding sequence ATGTTGCTTCGCCTGCACGTATTACTCGATCTGCTGCGCCGGTACCGAACCGTCTGGAGTGCAGCATGGAACATTCGCCGTCAACTGGATGGTCCCGCCAGGCTTGAATATGAACTTGCCTTTCAGCCGGCGCATCTTGAGCTGGTCGAAACGCCGGTGCATCCCGCTCCCCGGTGGACGGCTCGACTGATCATTTTGCTGGTTGCGCTGGCTATTCTGGTTGCCTGCGTTGCCAGACTCGATATCGTCGCATCGGCGAAAGGAAAACTCGTTCCCGATGCCAGAGTGAAAGTTGTTCAACCCGCAATGACAGGCGTCGTTCGGGAGATCGCTGTTCAGGATGGTCAACGGGTAAAGGCAGGCGATCTCCTGGTGAGACTCGACACCACCCAGGCTGCAGCAGACGAGGATAAAGCCAGATCGTCCAGACTGGATGCGGCATTTGCCGCCGCCCGGTCGCAGGCGCTGCTGACCGCCTTGCAGGCGGGTCGGGAACCGGAAGTCGTCAGAGTTGATGGCGCGTCCCCTGGGCGCCAGGAAGAGGCGCAACACCTCGTTGACGGAATGTATCGTGAATACGAGGACAAGTTGAATTCCGCAAGGGACGAACTCGCAAAGCGGGAAGCAGAGCTCGACAGTACACGGCAGGAGATCGCCAAGCTTGCCGCAACGGCTCCCCTCGCCCGTAGCCAGGCCAATGACTACAAGGCGCTGGCCGCCGACAAATACGTGGCGAAGAATGACTACATCGACAAGGAACAGACGGCGTTGGAGCAAGAGCATGAACTCGATGCCCAGCGTAGCCACGCCCATGAACTGTCGGCGGGGATAGCGGAGCAACAGGCAGACATTGCGCAGACCATCTCGCAGTTTCGCCGGGAACAGCTCGATGCGCTGGAGAAGGCAAATGAGCAGCTCACCCAGAGCAGCAACGACGAAACCAAGGCTCATACCCGAAGAGAATTGCTCAGTCTGACCGCGCCGGTTAGCGGCACGATCCAGCAGCTCGCCACACATACGCTCGGTGGTGTCGTAACGACTGCGCAGGCACTGATGGAGATCGTGCCGGACGACGCACTGGAGGTTGAGGCGACTGTCGAGAACAAGGATGTGGGTTTCCTGAAGATCGGCCAGCGTGCAGCGGTCAAACTTGATGCTTTTCCCTATAGCCGATACGGAATGCTTGAAGGAACGGTTGTTGATCTATCCAACGATGCTGTACAGGACAGGAAGCTCGGCCTCGCTTTCACTGTTCGCATTCGACTGACATCCAACCGGATGTGGATCGATAACCGGTGGATATCGCTTACGCCGGGTATGACCGTGAAGGCGGAGATCAAGACTGGTAGACAAACGGTTGCACAGTATCTGTTAGGCCCACTAGTTGAAGGCGCTCAGGAGAGCATGCGTGAGCGCTAG
- a CDS encoding TolC family protein has translation MSARVLYWLPVLAIGVVSTCSTLAYGFDPLRAEQTISPNAAAGLVTTVDPCESGPLSEPLTLDDAVARALCRNPKTREAWADVKAQAAAVGVARASYLPTITGNWQGVRDNSVTDITGHPELSSNYAATVRSEGVSLNWLLYDFGGREAALRNASSLLEAAQATQNATLQATFATVAKDYYSAQAARAALDAARDIEEMTRQSATVAQARVDRGAAPVTDALQAQSQHEQAILSLAKARSDAQSSIGAVAVDMGYDPTVITEVPAVTDTVIPGRIFTQALAQLIEEVKRTHPSVVAAEAQYDAAVAKAAQVRAQGLPSISLTGKYSRDNQPQSLGLGLPTFPSSGHDAYIGIQVSIPIFEGFGRNYQIDQAQAEAERQLDTLEETRLKVALDVWDSYHALEAASESSAHSSALLDISQQAYIAAEHRYSVGVGNILELLNTQTTLANAKERRIQTLTEWDNARIDLASKLGRLDLSFTATAGTN, from the coding sequence GTGAGCGCTAGAGTTTTGTATTGGTTACCCGTGCTTGCAATCGGTGTGGTGTCGACATGTTCGACGCTCGCATATGGCTTCGATCCATTGCGCGCTGAACAGACGATCTCGCCGAATGCTGCTGCTGGCCTCGTCACGACAGTTGATCCATGTGAATCCGGTCCTCTCAGCGAGCCGCTGACATTGGACGATGCGGTTGCGCGTGCGTTGTGCCGTAACCCGAAAACCCGTGAAGCATGGGCTGACGTCAAGGCTCAGGCGGCTGCGGTTGGCGTGGCACGAGCATCGTACCTGCCGACTATCACTGGAAACTGGCAGGGCGTTCGGGACAATTCCGTCACGGATATTACGGGGCATCCCGAGCTGAGTTCGAACTACGCTGCGACGGTGCGTTCGGAAGGCGTGTCGCTCAACTGGCTTCTGTACGATTTCGGAGGGCGGGAGGCGGCACTCAGGAATGCATCATCGCTACTGGAGGCGGCGCAGGCTACGCAAAATGCGACATTACAGGCGACGTTCGCCACGGTTGCCAAAGATTATTACTCGGCCCAGGCGGCTCGTGCGGCGCTGGATGCGGCTCGGGACATCGAGGAGATGACAAGGCAAAGTGCCACGGTAGCGCAGGCCAGGGTCGACAGGGGGGCTGCCCCCGTCACCGATGCGTTGCAGGCACAGAGCCAGCATGAACAGGCGATACTGAGTCTCGCCAAGGCCCGGAGTGACGCCCAGTCGTCGATCGGTGCGGTGGCGGTAGACATGGGCTACGACCCCACCGTTATTACCGAAGTGCCTGCTGTGACGGATACTGTGATTCCGGGCAGGATTTTTACGCAAGCTCTTGCACAGTTGATCGAAGAGGTGAAGCGGACTCACCCCAGCGTCGTAGCCGCAGAAGCGCAATATGATGCTGCCGTAGCGAAAGCTGCTCAGGTACGTGCGCAGGGGTTGCCAAGTATCAGTCTCACGGGGAAATACAGCCGGGACAACCAGCCTCAAAGCCTGGGGCTCGGACTTCCAACCTTTCCGTCCAGCGGTCACGACGCCTATATCGGCATTCAGGTTTCCATTCCGATCTTCGAAGGATTCGGACGAAACTATCAGATTGATCAGGCACAGGCCGAAGCAGAACGGCAACTGGATACGCTCGAAGAAACCCGGCTCAAGGTCGCACTGGACGTCTGGGATAGCTATCATGCCCTGGAAGCCGCGTCGGAAAGCTCAGCTCACAGCAGCGCTCTGCTGGATATCTCCCAGCAGGCCTATATCGCAGCCGAACACCGTTATAGCGTTGGCGTCGGTAACATCCTCGAACTGCTTAATACGCAGACGACTCTCGCCAATGCGAAGGAACGCCGGATTCAGACGTTGACCGAATGGGACAATGCCCGGATTGATCTCGCGTCGAAGCTGGGACGCCTCGATCTATCGTTCACTGCAACGGCAGGAACAAATTGA
- a CDS encoding tetratricopeptide repeat protein, with the protein MRPQQHRPSLLPCLVKQTGEWLKEGSQLAKAGNHEEAVAYFDRIIDAYGKQYDDKGTRYYSAHWQIESLMYLVSSANAHVKAVVAPGTWAYAWYLKSYALTGLGRQADAKAAIQRAVDLSPRNAQFLEEWGTLLELEKNWPQAMKTFQDAKDDARQFSPPDVKNAELGRAWRGQAYVDVELNRLDEAEALYQQCLQLDPHDARAAAELQGLRRQRAATGSSQ; encoded by the coding sequence TTGCGGCCTCAACAGCATCGGCCCAGCCTGCTTCCATGTCTGGTCAAACAGACAGGGGAATGGCTCAAGGAGGGATCGCAACTGGCTAAAGCAGGGAATCACGAAGAGGCGGTAGCCTACTTCGACAGGATCATCGATGCATATGGGAAGCAATATGATGACAAGGGTACAAGATACTACAGTGCCCATTGGCAGATTGAGAGCTTGATGTATCTCGTTTCGTCTGCCAATGCGCATGTCAAAGCCGTGGTTGCGCCAGGAACATGGGCTTATGCCTGGTACCTGAAATCCTACGCATTGACCGGACTTGGGCGGCAGGCGGACGCGAAAGCAGCGATTCAACGGGCGGTGGACCTGTCACCTCGCAACGCGCAGTTTCTTGAAGAATGGGGAACGCTGCTCGAACTGGAAAAGAACTGGCCGCAGGCGATGAAAACATTTCAGGACGCCAAGGATGATGCCCGTCAGTTTTCGCCGCCAGATGTCAAGAACGCAGAGCTGGGGCGGGCATGGCGAGGTCAGGCGTATGTCGATGTCGAACTGAACAGGCTGGACGAGGCAGAGGCGCTGTACCAACAATGTCTGCAACTCGATCCTCACGACGCGCGTGCTGCCGCCGAGCTTCAGGGGCTACGCCGACAACGTGCGGCAACAGGCAGTAGTCAATAG
- a CDS encoding aspartyl protease family protein — protein MAKRLEFLRDVSLAGIMWICCSPFASAQMVETHPDPSCQLTKNAQVQMTVRSGHYVIPVEIGGHVYPMVLGIGSDRTAFTPEAIQTLGLAEDSRRASVVAGLGTGSTSEYPRILPSLRFGGSEWVDLPVLPMQSIPDGPPGAGERPVGLLGADVLSRFDLDVDFVNRSMSLYTAQGCVGQFLPWQGRYFEYATRPVPGSRHRFVIPVQLNGVSLNALLSTGTARSALKREDQPNVGGVSTGSPNKNIPNGASGYAGSGAVVDRYRFESFRIGPATYHNVLLRVSDTVPEGEDIALGLDFMHSRRIWFPRSSEQVFMQPSTDRRDVPIPSEIIQPGTSGSIPDGDDPESLDAMIRSRPELSTHSHMTYYPNVRVIQRARLQPPP, from the coding sequence ATGGCGAAACGACTGGAATTCCTGCGGGACGTTTCCCTGGCGGGCATCATGTGGATTTGCTGTTCACCTTTCGCCAGTGCGCAGATGGTCGAAACGCATCCCGATCCCTCATGCCAGCTAACAAAGAATGCGCAGGTCCAGATGACCGTGCGCAGCGGGCACTACGTCATTCCGGTCGAGATCGGTGGCCATGTGTATCCGATGGTACTCGGTATCGGTTCCGACAGAACCGCTTTCACGCCCGAAGCGATCCAGACGCTCGGGCTGGCCGAGGATAGCCGGCGTGCCAGCGTCGTCGCAGGGCTCGGGACGGGCTCCACCTCTGAATACCCCCGTATTCTTCCTTCCCTCAGGTTTGGCGGTTCGGAGTGGGTCGATCTGCCTGTACTTCCCATGCAATCGATACCGGATGGTCCACCGGGTGCGGGTGAGCGACCAGTTGGGCTGCTCGGAGCTGACGTCCTGTCCCGTTTTGATCTGGATGTCGATTTCGTCAACAGGTCGATGAGCCTGTATACGGCTCAGGGATGCGTCGGACAGTTTTTACCCTGGCAGGGCCGGTACTTTGAATACGCGACCCGACCGGTGCCTGGCTCCAGGCACCGGTTTGTCATTCCAGTGCAACTGAATGGCGTGTCGCTCAATGCGTTGCTGAGCACCGGCACGGCGCGGTCGGCACTGAAACGCGAGGATCAGCCGAATGTGGGTGGCGTGAGCACCGGTTCGCCAAACAAAAACATCCCCAACGGAGCCTCCGGTTACGCAGGTTCTGGTGCGGTAGTGGATCGATACCGTTTTGAGAGCTTCCGGATTGGCCCGGCTACGTACCACAACGTTTTACTAAGGGTCAGCGATACCGTTCCCGAAGGCGAGGACATTGCTCTGGGTCTGGACTTCATGCACTCCCGACGGATCTGGTTTCCCCGATCGTCGGAGCAGGTGTTCATGCAGCCGTCGACTGATCGTCGCGATGTTCCGATACCTTCCGAAATCATTCAGCCAGGAACGTCTGGATCGATCCCGGACGGGGATGACCCCGAAAGCCTTGATGCAATGATACGGAGTCGCCCCGAACTGTCGACCCATAGCCACATGACCTATTATCCGAATGTTCGGGTGATACAGCGGGCACGGTTGCAGCCGCCTCCCTGA
- a CDS encoding Lrp/AsnC family transcriptional regulator, which translates to MQKLDHIDQDMLRLLQTDGRMTGGKLAEKLSLSESPSWRRQRRLEAEGYIEGYQAVVSRKLLGLGVLAFVHITVTEHAEKVLTRIEAQLAAHRNVLSCHKVSGDADYLVQIVAKDLAEYGHLFTDIFSSLPGIVTLNSHLSLQEIKATAQLPIY; encoded by the coding sequence ATGCAGAAACTCGACCATATCGATCAAGACATGCTTCGTCTCCTGCAAACGGACGGACGCATGACGGGTGGCAAACTTGCGGAGAAACTTTCGCTAAGTGAATCGCCCAGCTGGCGACGCCAAAGACGGCTAGAAGCAGAAGGCTACATTGAAGGCTATCAGGCAGTGGTAAGTCGGAAGTTGCTAGGACTGGGGGTTTTAGCTTTCGTGCACATCACTGTCACGGAACACGCGGAAAAGGTATTAACTCGGATCGAAGCACAGCTTGCAGCTCATCGGAATGTTCTTAGCTGTCACAAGGTCAGCGGCGATGCAGACTATCTTGTCCAGATTGTCGCGAAAGATCTTGCCGAATATGGCCACCTCTTTACTGACATCTTTTCTAGCTTGCCGGGAATTGTGACCCTGAACTCGCACCTTTCCCTTCAGGAGATAAAGGCGACCGCGCAGTTGCCGATTTACTAG
- a CDS encoding histone deacetylase family protein — protein MITIYSEAHASHCDTYEVMNGELTPCFETPQRAFSIVKELKFCGLSDIRLPDSHGISSYASVHDEAYVRFLSDAWKQWSDAGRRGSALPLVWPVRGNVTAPPDSIDGRLGYYSMDTCAPITAGTWEAVCASADTALTGAGYLERGHRAAFALCRPPGHHASRDCMGGYCYLNNAALAAQKLIDGGAHRIAILDVDYHHGNGTQHIFYDRADVLFVSLHADTRVSYPYFSGRKEEVGNGIGYGFNKNYPLPHGVSWGVYGDVLANACSEIERYAPDALVVSLGVDTHEDDPIGRFRLQEGNYLRMGEIIGRLDIPTLLVMEGGYLIEKMASNVVSVVASFDGVKA, from the coding sequence ATGATCACGATATACAGCGAAGCTCACGCGTCGCACTGCGACACATATGAGGTTATGAACGGAGAACTGACTCCGTGCTTTGAGACTCCACAACGCGCCTTTTCAATTGTCAAGGAATTAAAGTTTTGCGGGCTGAGCGATATACGTCTTCCCGATTCACACGGCATATCTTCTTATGCCAGCGTGCACGACGAGGCATACGTTCGCTTTCTTTCCGACGCGTGGAAACAGTGGTCCGACGCCGGCCGCAGAGGGTCGGCATTGCCGCTTGTGTGGCCTGTTCGGGGAAATGTCACGGCGCCTCCCGATTCGATTGACGGTCGTCTCGGCTACTACTCAATGGACACGTGTGCTCCTATAACAGCCGGCACATGGGAAGCCGTCTGCGCAAGTGCTGACACGGCGTTGACCGGAGCAGGATATCTCGAGCGTGGCCATCGGGCCGCATTCGCGCTTTGTCGTCCACCTGGTCATCACGCCAGCCGGGACTGCATGGGCGGCTACTGTTATCTCAACAATGCGGCTCTCGCAGCTCAGAAGCTGATTGATGGAGGAGCGCATCGCATCGCCATACTTGATGTCGACTATCACCACGGCAATGGCACTCAACATATTTTCTACGATCGGGCAGACGTGCTGTTCGTGTCGCTCCACGCGGATACTCGTGTCTCATATCCATACTTTTCAGGACGCAAAGAAGAAGTAGGTAATGGGATCGGTTACGGGTTCAACAAGAACTACCCGTTGCCGCACGGCGTCTCCTGGGGCGTCTATGGAGATGTCCTCGCAAACGCCTGTTCTGAGATTGAGCGATATGCGCCGGATGCACTCGTTGTTTCCTTGGGCGTCGACACGCATGAGGATGACCCAATAGGACGCTTTCGCCTTCAGGAGGGAAATTACCTGCGTATGGGCGAGATCATTGGTCGTCTCGATATACCGACGCTGCTGGTTATGGAGGGGGGATATCTCATTGAGAAGATGGCTAGCAATGTAGTGTCGGTCGTAGCATCTTTCGATGGGGTAAAAGCATGA
- a CDS encoding branched-chain amino acid ABC transporter substrate-binding protein, whose translation MKAIQRLHRNFTVTAQWVKFTITALAVFTFHRSYAADEVVVKVGVATTLTGVAAHLGKDEENGARLAVEDINRDGIMVGPRRVRLELVSEDDAGDPRLATTAAQRLVDENVVAVVGHMNSGTSIPAARVYAQAHVAQVSPSATNPVFTHQGFATTFRVVATDESQGPALAEYASNALRIRSVAIIDDSSAYGVGLADSFERSAKLRGIRVLSHDAASDHTVDFRAVLTRLKAERPDALVFGGMDETGALLVRQAAALSLNIPIVAGDGICGDDFPKLAGPAANQVVCSIAGAALSGLPSGKAFELRYQKRFGEPILGYAAFAYDAVRVIAAAIVKAGSVERPAVLAALHTTDYAGVTGRIRFDSNGDIHDPVIAVYGYQGMDKILKAQLSPPIIH comes from the coding sequence ATGAAAGCCATACAACGTCTCCACCGCAATTTCACCGTTACAGCACAGTGGGTGAAATTCACGATCACGGCCCTGGCTGTCTTTACATTCCATCGGTCGTATGCCGCGGACGAAGTCGTCGTCAAAGTCGGCGTGGCCACGACGCTCACCGGAGTTGCGGCACATTTGGGAAAGGACGAAGAAAACGGCGCGCGTTTAGCAGTCGAGGATATCAATCGCGACGGCATTATGGTCGGCCCGCGTCGGGTAAGACTGGAGTTAGTCTCCGAAGACGACGCTGGCGATCCTCGTCTGGCAACCACCGCAGCCCAGCGTCTCGTTGATGAAAACGTGGTCGCCGTGGTTGGCCACATGAACTCCGGCACATCCATCCCGGCGGCACGCGTCTACGCCCAGGCGCACGTCGCCCAGGTTTCGCCGTCTGCAACCAATCCGGTGTTCACCCATCAGGGGTTTGCCACAACCTTCAGGGTAGTTGCGACGGACGAGTCGCAAGGCCCAGCACTTGCCGAGTATGCGTCCAATGCCCTGCGCATTCGAAGCGTTGCCATCATTGACGATTCATCGGCATACGGCGTTGGCCTTGCAGATAGCTTCGAGCGATCTGCAAAACTACGTGGAATCCGGGTCCTGTCCCACGATGCGGCGAGCGACCACACCGTCGACTTCCGGGCAGTCCTCACCCGGCTCAAGGCTGAACGGCCTGATGCTCTGGTGTTTGGCGGCATGGACGAAACAGGCGCTCTACTCGTTCGCCAGGCCGCTGCGCTGTCTTTGAACATTCCGATCGTAGCCGGCGATGGGATATGTGGGGACGATTTCCCCAAGCTTGCGGGCCCCGCTGCGAACCAAGTCGTCTGCTCGATCGCGGGTGCCGCGTTGAGCGGCTTGCCTAGCGGAAAGGCGTTCGAGCTCAGATATCAGAAACGGTTTGGCGAGCCGATACTCGGGTATGCCGCCTTCGCATACGACGCTGTGCGCGTGATCGCCGCCGCCATCGTCAAAGCCGGATCCGTCGAGCGTCCCGCAGTGCTGGCTGCGCTACACACCACCGACTATGCGGGAGTGACTGGGCGAATTCGCTTTGACAGCAACGGCGACATACATGATCCCGTCATCGCGGTGTACGGCTATCAGGGTATGGACAAGATTCTGAAGGCCCAGCTTTCTCCACCCATCATTCATTAG
- a CDS encoding 2OG-Fe dioxygenase family protein translates to MIQEKTIRAHLQANGFAHYQPAIDCDDDDRRILNEEFLSLESDEFAPPGVHRFRRYGNGIIIPWAEREEVFWIPPVTSANVCRAGYDQGGNNPEHRNIRYFNALSDVCKASRILQRLILDDFSHTFWQHVGQEFPIYFGVHFVKIQAHDSQELGISSPNCFHQDGEPFTFAHLVHRSGSTGGGVNYIGKPSIRDLSLYEVQADDIVAQFTLNGFLESFAVFDPAVCHYVDPVRKASNSDAIAERCIILIDFSQTRQNI, encoded by the coding sequence ATGATTCAAGAAAAAACAATTCGCGCCCATCTTCAGGCAAATGGCTTTGCGCACTATCAACCAGCCATCGACTGCGACGATGACGATCGTCGCATACTCAATGAAGAATTTCTCTCACTGGAATCAGACGAATTCGCACCGCCCGGTGTACATCGCTTTCGCCGCTATGGAAACGGAATCATCATTCCCTGGGCCGAAAGGGAAGAAGTCTTCTGGATCCCGCCGGTGACCAGCGCAAACGTGTGTCGTGCCGGTTACGATCAAGGCGGCAACAATCCCGAGCATCGGAACATCCGCTACTTCAACGCGTTGAGCGACGTATGCAAGGCAAGCCGCATTCTTCAGCGGCTCATTCTCGACGATTTTTCGCATACCTTCTGGCAACACGTTGGCCAGGAATTCCCGATCTACTTCGGCGTGCACTTTGTAAAAATCCAGGCACACGATAGTCAAGAGCTTGGTATCAGTTCGCCCAATTGTTTTCACCAGGATGGCGAACCGTTTACGTTTGCTCACCTGGTTCATCGCTCAGGTTCAACCGGCGGCGGCGTCAACTATATCGGCAAGCCATCGATTCGTGACCTCTCGCTCTATGAGGTCCAGGCTGACGATATCGTTGCCCAATTTACCTTGAATGGCTTTTTGGAGAGTTTCGCGGTTTTCGATCCGGCCGTTTGTCACTACGTCGATCCCGTGCGCAAGGCCAGCAACAGCGACGCGATAGCGGAGCGCTGCATCATCCTCATCGATTTCTCTCAAACGAGGCAGAACATCTAA